The Vitis vinifera cultivar Pinot Noir 40024 chromosome 12, ASM3070453v1 genome has a segment encoding these proteins:
- the LOC100252375 gene encoding wax ester synthase/diacylglycerol acyltransferase 4 has product MEYLEHEKEEEDQPVSPTGQYFNSSVLQVSIMSILESDIPIDDSPTLSLLKDVFLPINPRFSSLMVEDKKGVKHWKRVEVKLEDHVNVPIFPDGLSPESYDDYFDDYLTKIAMKEFPQSRPLWEIHIIKYPTSNAAGTVVFKLHHALGDGFSLMGALLSCLQRADNPNLPITFPSFKVSSNLDSGRSIIRAVPRALSAAFNTVSDFGWGLLKSTAVEDDRTPIRSGDPGVEFRPMSIATISFSLDNIQKIKAKLGVTINDVLTGIIFFGTRLYMQSMNHASRNANSTALVLLNTRVISGYKSIKEMTASDSSSQWGNQFAFLHVTLPELADAKFTSPLDFVAKAQQTIQRKRNSLAVHLTGRLLETLRKYRGPEVTARYIHGTLKNSSMTISNMIGPMEQLALANHPCRGIYFMVLGSPESMTISILSYMGKVRIAVGTEKGFIDPRKFNACIENAFQRVFEAAVGTPPPPMS; this is encoded by the exons ATGGAGTACTTGGAgcatgaaaaagaagaagaagatcagCCAGTAAGCCCTACTGGACAGTACTTCAACAGCTCGGTTTTGCAGGTATCTATTATGAGCATTTTGGAATCAGACATTCCGATCGATGACTCGCCTACCTTGTCATTGCTCAAGGATGTGTTCCTCCCCATCAACCCTCGTTTCTCCTCACTCATG GTTGAAGACAAAAAAGGAGTGAAACATTGGAAGAGGGTAGAAGTGAAGCTTGAAGACCATGTTAACGTTCCCATTTTTCCAGACGGGTTATCACCGGAGTCCTATGATGACTATTTCGATGACTATCTAACGAAAATTGCCATGAAAGAGTTTCCACAGAGCAGACCTTTATGGGAAATTCATATTATAAAGTACCCAACAAGCAATGCAGCTGGAACTGTGGTATTCAAGCTTCATCATGCATTGGGGGATGGCTTCTCTCTTATGGGGGCTCTTCTTTCTTGTCTGCAAAGAGCTGATAACCCTAATCTCCCCATAACATTCCCTTCATTTAAGGTGAGCTCCAACTTGGACAGTGGGAGAAGCATTATTAGGGCAGTGCCAAGAGCTCTTTCTGCAGCCTTCAACACCGTATCAGATTTTGGATGGGGTCTTTTGAAGAGTACAGCGGTGGAAGATGATCGAACACCGATCCGATCCGGTGATCCGGGGGTGGAGTTTCGACCCATGTCCATAGCAACCATCTCTTTCTCTCTTGATAACATCCAAAAAATCAAGGCGAAGCTTGGAGTG ACAATAAACGATGTCCTCACTGGAATAATCTTCTTTGGCACTCGACTATACATGCAATCAATGAACCATGCATCAAGAAATGCCAATTCTACTGCACTGGTGTTGCTCAACACCAGGGTGATTAGTGGGTACAAATCGATAAAGGAGATGACAGCATCTGATAGCAGCTCACAATGGGGAAACCAGTTCGCCTTCTTACATGTTACACTACCTGAGTTGGCCGATGCCAAGTTCACAAGCCCACTTGATTTTGTGGCAAAAGCTCAACAAACCATCCAGAGGAAAAGAAACTCTTTAGCCGTTCACCTCACTGGTAGGCTACTAGAGACTTTGCGGAAATATAGAGGCCCTGAG GTCACAGCTAGGTACATCCACGGCACCCTAAAGAACTCAAGCATGACCATCTCAAATATGATTGGACCCATGGAACAACTGGCTCTAGCTAATCATCCGTGTCGGGGAATATATTTCATGGTGCTAGGCTCTCCAGAG AGTATGACCATATCAATCTTAAGCTACATGGGAAAGGTTCGAATCGCCGTGGGAACGGAGAAAGGCTTCATCGATCCCCGAAAATTCAATGCATGCATAGAGAATGCTTTCCAGAGAGTTTTTGAAGCTGCCGTGGGAACTCCTCCCCCTCCAATGTCATGA
- the LOC100245511 gene encoding dihydroorotase, mitochondrial isoform X1 → MSQSLQVQAIIWVLDKYFISGRGFRFSCSAFGMIKAVAFPCKASILPFARIEVPNQVKVKGARMELSLTQPDDWHLHLRDGDLLEAVVSHSASHFGRGIVMPNLKPPITTTAAAVAYRESILKALPANCDFTPLMTLYLTDKTSPNEIKLARNSGVVFAVKLYPAGATTNSQDGVTDLFGKCLPVLEEMVEQNMPLLVHGEVTNPEVDVFDREKVFIETVLRPLIQKFPRLKVVMEHITTMDAVRFVESCNEGSVAATVTPQHLVLNRNSLFQGGLQPHNYCLPVLKRETHRQAIVSAVTSGSRKFFLGTDSAPHERRRKECPCGCAGIYNAPVALSLYAKVFEEAGALDKLEAFTSFNGPDFYGLPRNTSKIKLSKTPWKVPESYSFSFGDIVPMFAGETLDWLPSSP, encoded by the exons ATGAGTCAGTCTCTTCAAGTGCAAGCAATCATATGGGTCTTAG ATAAATATTTCATATCCGGGAGAGGCTTTAGGTTTTCTTGCAGTGCATTTGGAATGATAAAGGCAGTGGCATTTCCTTGCAAA GCATCAATATTGCCTTTTGCAAGGATTGAGGTGCCTAACCAGGTAAAAGTTAAAGGAGCAAGGATGGAGCTCTCTTTAACTCAACCAGATGATTGGCATCTTCATCTACGAGATGGTGACCTTCTTGAAGCTGTTGTCTCTCACAG TGCAAGTCATTTTGGAAGGGGAATAGTGATGCCAAATCTGAAACCCCCCATTACCACCACTGCTGCTGCTGTGGCTTATCGGGAATCCATATTGAAAGCACTGCCTGCCAATTGTGACTTCACCCCTCTTATGACACTATATTTGACCGATAAAACAAGTCCTAACGAGATCAAGCTTGCCA GAAATAGTGGGGTAGTTTTTGCTGTAAAGTTGTACCCTGCTGGTGCTACAACGAATTCTCAAGATGGCGTTACGGATCTTTTTGGGAAGTGCCTTCCTGTTCTTGAGGAGATGGTTGAGCAGAATATGCCTTTACTG GTCCATGGGGAGGTTACAAATCCAGAGGTTGATGTATTTGATCGAGAAAAAGTTTTCATTGAAACTGTTTTAAGACCTTTGATTCAGAAATTTCCACGGCTGAAGGTTGTGATGGAGCATATTACAACCATGGATGCTGTTAGGTTTGTTGAGTCTTGCAATGAAG GATCTGTTGCAGCAACCGTTACACCACAGCATCTTGTTCTGAATAGAAACTCTTTGTTTCAAGGAGGATTGCAGCCACACAATTACTGTCTTCCAGTACTTAAAAGAGAGACACATA GACAGGCTATTGTGTCAGCTGTGACTAGTGGAAGTAGAAAATTTTTCCTTGGAACTGATAGCGCCCCTCATGAGAGACGACGCAAAGAATGTCCTTGTGGATGTGCTGGTATATACAATGCCCCTGTTGCCTTGTCACTATATGCCAAGGTGTTCGAAGAG GCAGGTGCACTCGACAAGCTAGAGGCGTTTACGAGCTTTAACGGACCAGACTTCTATGGGCTTCCAAGAAACACATCAAAGATCAAATTGAGCAAGACCCCATGGAAGGTGCCAGAGTCCTACTCATTCTCCTTTGGGGATATTGTTCCAATGTTTGCTGGTGAAACACTCGACTGGCTTCCATCCTCCCCTTGA
- the LOC100245511 gene encoding dihydroorotase, mitochondrial isoform X2, whose protein sequence is MIKAVAFPCKASILPFARIEVPNQVKVKGARMELSLTQPDDWHLHLRDGDLLEAVVSHSASHFGRGIVMPNLKPPITTTAAAVAYRESILKALPANCDFTPLMTLYLTDKTSPNEIKLARNSGVVFAVKLYPAGATTNSQDGVTDLFGKCLPVLEEMVEQNMPLLVHGEVTNPEVDVFDREKVFIETVLRPLIQKFPRLKVVMEHITTMDAVRFVESCNEGSVAATVTPQHLVLNRNSLFQGGLQPHNYCLPVLKRETHRQAIVSAVTSGSRKFFLGTDSAPHERRRKECPCGCAGIYNAPVALSLYAKVFEEAGALDKLEAFTSFNGPDFYGLPRNTSKIKLSKTPWKVPESYSFSFGDIVPMFAGETLDWLPSSP, encoded by the exons ATGATAAAGGCAGTGGCATTTCCTTGCAAA GCATCAATATTGCCTTTTGCAAGGATTGAGGTGCCTAACCAGGTAAAAGTTAAAGGAGCAAGGATGGAGCTCTCTTTAACTCAACCAGATGATTGGCATCTTCATCTACGAGATGGTGACCTTCTTGAAGCTGTTGTCTCTCACAG TGCAAGTCATTTTGGAAGGGGAATAGTGATGCCAAATCTGAAACCCCCCATTACCACCACTGCTGCTGCTGTGGCTTATCGGGAATCCATATTGAAAGCACTGCCTGCCAATTGTGACTTCACCCCTCTTATGACACTATATTTGACCGATAAAACAAGTCCTAACGAGATCAAGCTTGCCA GAAATAGTGGGGTAGTTTTTGCTGTAAAGTTGTACCCTGCTGGTGCTACAACGAATTCTCAAGATGGCGTTACGGATCTTTTTGGGAAGTGCCTTCCTGTTCTTGAGGAGATGGTTGAGCAGAATATGCCTTTACTG GTCCATGGGGAGGTTACAAATCCAGAGGTTGATGTATTTGATCGAGAAAAAGTTTTCATTGAAACTGTTTTAAGACCTTTGATTCAGAAATTTCCACGGCTGAAGGTTGTGATGGAGCATATTACAACCATGGATGCTGTTAGGTTTGTTGAGTCTTGCAATGAAG GATCTGTTGCAGCAACCGTTACACCACAGCATCTTGTTCTGAATAGAAACTCTTTGTTTCAAGGAGGATTGCAGCCACACAATTACTGTCTTCCAGTACTTAAAAGAGAGACACATA GACAGGCTATTGTGTCAGCTGTGACTAGTGGAAGTAGAAAATTTTTCCTTGGAACTGATAGCGCCCCTCATGAGAGACGACGCAAAGAATGTCCTTGTGGATGTGCTGGTATATACAATGCCCCTGTTGCCTTGTCACTATATGCCAAGGTGTTCGAAGAG GCAGGTGCACTCGACAAGCTAGAGGCGTTTACGAGCTTTAACGGACCAGACTTCTATGGGCTTCCAAGAAACACATCAAAGATCAAATTGAGCAAGACCCCATGGAAGGTGCCAGAGTCCTACTCATTCTCCTTTGGGGATATTGTTCCAATGTTTGCTGGTGAAACACTCGACTGGCTTCCATCCTCCCCTTGA
- the LOC100245511 gene encoding dihydroorotase, mitochondrial isoform X3, which yields MELSLTQPDDWHLHLRDGDLLEAVVSHSASHFGRGIVMPNLKPPITTTAAAVAYRESILKALPANCDFTPLMTLYLTDKTSPNEIKLARNSGVVFAVKLYPAGATTNSQDGVTDLFGKCLPVLEEMVEQNMPLLVHGEVTNPEVDVFDREKVFIETVLRPLIQKFPRLKVVMEHITTMDAVRFVESCNEGSVAATVTPQHLVLNRNSLFQGGLQPHNYCLPVLKRETHRQAIVSAVTSGSRKFFLGTDSAPHERRRKECPCGCAGIYNAPVALSLYAKVFEEAGALDKLEAFTSFNGPDFYGLPRNTSKIKLSKTPWKVPESYSFSFGDIVPMFAGETLDWLPSSP from the exons ATGGAGCTCTCTTTAACTCAACCAGATGATTGGCATCTTCATCTACGAGATGGTGACCTTCTTGAAGCTGTTGTCTCTCACAG TGCAAGTCATTTTGGAAGGGGAATAGTGATGCCAAATCTGAAACCCCCCATTACCACCACTGCTGCTGCTGTGGCTTATCGGGAATCCATATTGAAAGCACTGCCTGCCAATTGTGACTTCACCCCTCTTATGACACTATATTTGACCGATAAAACAAGTCCTAACGAGATCAAGCTTGCCA GAAATAGTGGGGTAGTTTTTGCTGTAAAGTTGTACCCTGCTGGTGCTACAACGAATTCTCAAGATGGCGTTACGGATCTTTTTGGGAAGTGCCTTCCTGTTCTTGAGGAGATGGTTGAGCAGAATATGCCTTTACTG GTCCATGGGGAGGTTACAAATCCAGAGGTTGATGTATTTGATCGAGAAAAAGTTTTCATTGAAACTGTTTTAAGACCTTTGATTCAGAAATTTCCACGGCTGAAGGTTGTGATGGAGCATATTACAACCATGGATGCTGTTAGGTTTGTTGAGTCTTGCAATGAAG GATCTGTTGCAGCAACCGTTACACCACAGCATCTTGTTCTGAATAGAAACTCTTTGTTTCAAGGAGGATTGCAGCCACACAATTACTGTCTTCCAGTACTTAAAAGAGAGACACATA GACAGGCTATTGTGTCAGCTGTGACTAGTGGAAGTAGAAAATTTTTCCTTGGAACTGATAGCGCCCCTCATGAGAGACGACGCAAAGAATGTCCTTGTGGATGTGCTGGTATATACAATGCCCCTGTTGCCTTGTCACTATATGCCAAGGTGTTCGAAGAG GCAGGTGCACTCGACAAGCTAGAGGCGTTTACGAGCTTTAACGGACCAGACTTCTATGGGCTTCCAAGAAACACATCAAAGATCAAATTGAGCAAGACCCCATGGAAGGTGCCAGAGTCCTACTCATTCTCCTTTGGGGATATTGTTCCAATGTTTGCTGGTGAAACACTCGACTGGCTTCCATCCTCCCCTTGA